The Microbulbifer sp. TB1203 nucleotide sequence CTGATAGGCACAATCCTGTTCCACGGTAAAGACTTCCTGCCGCGCCCTGAGGATCTGGTAGAGCTGTTGGAGGGAAAGCTGCTCAAAAGACCGCCACTGCCAGTGAATCATTGTCGACTGAATTCTCCGTTTTTCAGGTAGTGGATGACCTGGGCGATCACTTTTTTGTTTTTCATCATGAATACGTGGGTCACCGGCATTTCCAGGTGGTCGTTCATGCCTTCGAGTTTGGTGCTCTCCACCGAGACCTTGCCGTCATCGATATCGGGAACCATTTGCGAGAGGATCAAATTGATACTGCGGGTGCCGGCGATAATGCCCACATCGAACTCCGCGGCGCCGAGTTTGTTGGGCACACTGAAGGCGCCGGTGCCCAGCTGCAGGCCGGCATCGCCGAGGATAAAGTGGAAGCCGGGGAAATTGCCCAGATTGTCCACCACCTCGCTGCCCTTATTGGGTGGGCCCAGCATCACTACCCGGTTCAGGTTTTCGATCTGCACCTGGCTCAGGTATTGCCGCACCAGGATGCCGCCCAGGGAATGGGTGACGAAATTTACCTGGTCGTGGTCCCGGCACTGGTCCAGCGCCGGCGCTATCGCCGGGCCGGCCAGTTCCTCGATCGGGTGATCGGTGGAGGGGTAGCTCACATTCACGGTGGTAAAGCCCACCGCTGCGATGGCTTTTTCCATTTTTTCCATGGAGCCGCTGGATTTTCCCAGGCCGTGCAACAAAATCACGCAGGAAGTCTGGGCATTGGCGGCGAGGGGCAGGGATAGAAGGGATAATAGTAGGGCCAGAAAAATATTTTTCATCTTTCGGTTTCTCTGTCAGTTTTTTTATTGTTTTCCAGTGCGGCGACAAATTTTTGCGGGTCGTCCGGCGTGACTACGAGTGTACGCCCGGGAAATTTTAGCACCACGGCCCTCGCCTGGTCAGTGGCGAAAGCCCGGTAGCGGCCCAGCCTGGAATTGCGATAGAGCCCGGCAAAACAGAAGAGGCCGCCATTGCCGAAAACCCGGATGGAGCCATCCATGGCCTTCGGGTCCGCGCCCACTTCTTGCAGGCCCTGCAGGGAAATCCGTGTTTTCCAGCCGGGACGGCAGATCAGTAGTGCATTGCTGTCGATAACGTACCCGCGAATGGCAAAGAAGGCGCAGGCGGCCAGTATAGCCAGTGGCAGCAATACCATGCCCGACCGCCAGGCCATTTCGGCTTGCGGTGTTCTGGCGAGAATCACCAATGGAATACCCAGCAACAGCGCCGAGGACAGCGCGGTTATCCATTTGAGCTGGCGGCTCCAGGGGGCTTCGAATATTCCATTATTCATCTAGTAGAAGTTCCGGATTGCGTTGAAGGTGAGTCCGAACAGCATCAGGGTGGACAGCATGAAAATCGCAAAACGTACTTCGATATTGTTCACCAGTACCTGCACCAGGCTGTGTATTACGCGCAGGCCGACGTAGCTCCAGGCCAGAACCAGGTTGGCCCCGCTGCCTTCGTCCATCAACGCCAGCGACAGCGCGACGGCATAGAAGAGGGTGGGCTGCTCCATCAGGTGGTTGTAGTTGTCCGCCTTCCAGCGAACCCGTGCGGGTAGGGTGTTCATCTGTTCGCCGCGGGGGGCCTCGGGGTCCAGTTTTATTTGGGCTTTTGCGATGGCGGGCAGGCGGGTGACGTACATCCAGAGCCATATCACCAGGGACCAGGCGACCAGGGCAATGACCGGGGCGAGGATAGGGCTGGGCATTCCATCTCCTTGTGGATTTATTCCATGGATATTTTGCAAAGCTGAATTTTATGATGGAGGAGATGGCTTTGGAACAAGCTGATGGCTATCAGCCGGCGCTCGAGCCCAATGCTGTAACGGTCGTGATGCGAAGACCCCGATGCCGGGAAAGCGTTGACGGGCGGCCAAGGGCCGCCCCGGGTCATTCAGCCCGCCGGATTTTAAGCTTGCCGATGGGCCTGCGCTGGCCGGTTTGCTCCCCGCCCGCGCTGCTGGCGCTGGTGTT carries:
- a CDS encoding MAPEG family protein — protein: MPSPILAPVIALVAWSLVIWLWMYVTRLPAIAKAQIKLDPEAPRGEQMNTLPARVRWKADNYNHLMEQPTLFYAVALSLALMDEGSGANLVLAWSYVGLRVIHSLVQVLVNNIEVRFAIFMLSTLMLFGLTFNAIRNFY
- a CDS encoding PH domain-containing protein, with protein sequence MNNGIFEAPWSRQLKWITALSSALLLGIPLVILARTPQAEMAWRSGMVLLPLAILAACAFFAIRGYVIDSNALLICRPGWKTRISLQGLQEVGADPKAMDGSIRVFGNGGLFCFAGLYRNSRLGRYRAFATDQARAVVLKFPGRTLVVTPDDPQKFVAALENNKKTDRETER
- a CDS encoding alpha/beta hydrolase, whose amino-acid sequence is MKNIFLALLLSLLSLPLAANAQTSCVILLHGLGKSSGSMEKMEKAIAAVGFTTVNVSYPSTDHPIEELAGPAIAPALDQCRDHDQVNFVTHSLGGILVRQYLSQVQIENLNRVVMLGPPNKGSEVVDNLGNFPGFHFILGDAGLQLGTGAFSVPNKLGAAEFDVGIIAGTRSINLILSQMVPDIDDGKVSVESTKLEGMNDHLEMPVTHVFMMKNKKVIAQVIHYLKNGEFSRQ